ATGGCCAAAGTGCGTCCCGACATCAAACGCTTTACCTCCTCCGGCTACATCGACGACATGGCCGCAGGCAACCTCTGCGTCGCCGTCGGCTACGGCGGCGATCTGAACATCGCCAAAAACCGCGCCAAAGAAGCGGGCAACGGCACCGACATCCTCGTCCTCGCCCCCAAAAGCGGCGTAGGCCTGTGGATCGATTCCTTTATGATACCCGCAGGCGCGGCCAACGTACTGAACGCCCACAAATACATCAGCTACGCCCTGCAGCCCGAAATTGCCGCCAAAAACGGCAGCTTCGTCCGCTACGCCCCATCCGTCTCCGCCGCCCGCGACCTGATGGATCCCGCTCTCGCTGCCGAGCCTTCGGTTTTCCCCGGGCCGGAAGTGCTGGAAAAAAGTTTCATCGTCCTGCCCAAATCGCGCGAAACGGTCAAACTGCAAACCCGCCTCTGGCAGCGGCTCAAAGCAGGCAGCGGCGCGTGAGGCACTATTCCGCCGCATAAGGCCGTCCGCATCCTTTTTTCAGACGGCCTCATGCGCCCGACAACCCACCGACAGCAAGGAGCAAACACCATGACCGGCAGACTCAACGGCAAAACCATCCTCATCACCGGCGCATCGCAGGGCATAGGCGCGGCCGCCGCCCGCCACTGCGCCGCCGAAGGCGCAACCGTCATCCTCGTCGCCCGCCGCCAAAAGCGTATGGAAAAAGTCTATGACGAAATCGTTGCCGCCGGCTCGCCCGAGCCTTTTGCCGTCTGTTTCGACCTGCTCACCGCCGAAGAAAACGAGTTTGCCCAACTCGCCGCCACCATCGCCGAAGCCACTGAAGGCCGCCTCGACGGCATCGTCCACAGCGCAAACTACTTTACCGCCCTCTCCCCCCTCGACTGCCAAACCGTCGCCGCCTGGGTCAAGCAATACCGCATCAACACCGTCGGCGCGATGGGTCTGACCCGCGCCTTCCTGCCCATGCTGATGCAGTCGGAAGATGCGTCTGTCGTCTTCGTCGGCGAAAGCCATGCCGCCAAGCCCCAAGCCTACTGGGGCGGCTTCGGCGCATCCAAAGCCGCCCTCAACTACCTGGCCGGCAGCATCGCCGACGAATGGAGCCGCTTCGAGCACCTGCGCGCCAACGTCCTCATTCCCGGCGCGGTCAATTCGCCCCAGCGC
The sequence above is drawn from the Kingella potus genome and encodes:
- a CDS encoding SDR family oxidoreductase, with protein sequence MTGRLNGKTILITGASQGIGAAAARHCAAEGATVILVARRQKRMEKVYDEIVAAGSPEPFAVCFDLLTAEENEFAQLAATIAEATEGRLDGIVHSANYFTALSPLDCQTVAAWVKQYRINTVGAMGLTRAFLPMLMQSEDASVVFVGESHAAKPQAYWGGFGASKAALNYLAGSIADEWSRFEHLRANVLIPGAVNSPQREQTHPGESKSERRELDEIMPDFIYWLSRESRGRNGETVYL